A single Candidatus Binatia bacterium DNA region contains:
- a CDS encoding ABC transporter substrate-binding protein, translated as MAPLWVAQDFRLFEKHGLDVTLVNIASGFVSINALISGDIQIAAASSSSAISAALRGHPVVIVATLGPTPYKLVAHPSITSLQELKGRTVGSSRPGSGSDFALRRFLAKAGFSPGKDVAILPTGLSESDKRVMSMLQGKMDATLATADTIANFELKGQKINVLADLLSMGIHTSGSVIAMSRRFLEAQRRQAKAFLMSFSEGIATAKRDKETAFQIYRKHLRVQDPKLLEVIYRTSVTERLPLKPYPEEEAVKFDLELLAATNADLREKILASKPSQFADASLLKELEAEGFFASPLR; from the coding sequence ATGGCGCCGCTCTGGGTCGCGCAAGACTTCCGCCTGTTCGAAAAACACGGCCTCGACGTCACCCTGGTCAATATCGCCTCCGGTTTCGTTTCGATCAACGCGCTGATCTCCGGCGACATTCAAATCGCCGCCGCTTCGAGCTCCTCCGCCATATCAGCGGCGCTCCGCGGCCATCCCGTGGTCATCGTGGCCACCTTGGGCCCGACGCCGTACAAGCTCGTCGCTCACCCGTCGATAACTTCCTTGCAGGAGCTGAAGGGCAGAACCGTCGGCAGCAGCCGTCCCGGCTCCGGCTCGGATTTCGCGCTGCGCAGATTTCTCGCCAAGGCGGGATTTTCTCCCGGCAAGGATGTGGCGATTTTACCCACGGGCTTGAGCGAGTCGGATAAGCGGGTCATGTCCATGTTGCAGGGAAAAATGGACGCGACGCTGGCGACGGCGGACACCATCGCCAACTTCGAATTGAAAGGACAGAAGATAAACGTTTTGGCCGATCTCCTGTCGATGGGAATTCACACCAGCGGCAGCGTGATCGCCATGAGCCGGCGCTTCCTGGAAGCCCAGCGCAGGCAGGCGAAGGCTTTTCTCATGTCGTTTTCCGAGGGCATCGCGACGGCAAAGCGCGATAAGGAGACAGCGTTTCAAATCTACCGTAAGCACCTGCGGGTGCAGGACCCGAAGCTGTTGGAAGTTATCTACCGCACCTCGGTCACGGAGCGCCTGCCGCTGAAGCCTTACCCCGAAGAAGAAGCGGTCAAGTTCGATCTCGAGCTTTTGGCCGCCACCAATGCCGATCTGCGCGAGAAGATTCTCGCCTCCAAACCTTCGCAGTTCGCCGATGCTTCGCTTTTAAAGGAGCTGGAAGCCGAAGGCTTCTTTGCTTCTCCGCTACGCTAA
- a CDS encoding ABC transporter substrate-binding protein, translated as MKRRSRGLILAATFLLLVTASASFAAETFTLGYTNLRGQKVPVPLGIDEGIFARHGIALKLVPVSPGTLGVPKLLAGEIDLFLGNSEPVVRAIGAEGKKLAVIANLGPDTVTFFSRPGISKIEELRGKKIGSSVDGASVDRNTKKALRKLGLDPAKDVTIVYTGFQNSFDRLKVLARGEVDATVAGADALPELGAEVVKVHKLLELIDIGIAISGADISVSRDLLDKKRDALRNFARALQESFRLARSRPELVRRTYEKHLQLSNPLTLDKMVEEYVDAKVTGRPAPDPRVIEAYIEELLPQYPNAPKDASLYMDATLF; from the coding sequence ATGAAGAGAAGAAGTCGGGGACTCATTCTTGCAGCGACTTTTTTATTACTCGTAACGGCGTCAGCTTCGTTTGCGGCGGAGACGTTTACGCTCGGCTACACGAATCTCAGAGGGCAGAAGGTGCCGGTGCCGCTGGGCATCGATGAGGGAATCTTTGCCCGGCATGGCATCGCGCTCAAGCTGGTTCCGGTGAGTCCCGGCACGCTCGGCGTTCCCAAGCTGCTGGCGGGGGAGATCGATCTTTTCCTAGGGAATTCGGAGCCCGTGGTGCGCGCCATCGGCGCTGAGGGGAAAAAACTCGCCGTGATCGCCAACCTCGGCCCCGATACCGTCACGTTCTTCAGCCGTCCGGGGATTTCCAAGATTGAAGAGCTGCGCGGCAAAAAAATCGGCAGCAGCGTCGACGGCGCGAGCGTCGACCGCAACACCAAAAAGGCGCTGAGAAAGCTCGGCCTCGATCCGGCGAAGGACGTGACGATCGTCTACACGGGGTTTCAGAATTCGTTCGATCGCCTCAAAGTCCTGGCCAGAGGCGAAGTGGACGCGACCGTGGCGGGGGCCGATGCGTTGCCGGAGTTGGGAGCGGAGGTCGTGAAAGTTCACAAGCTGCTCGAACTCATCGATATCGGCATCGCCATTAGCGGCGCGGATATCAGCGTGTCGCGAGATTTGCTGGATAAAAAGCGCGATGCGCTCAGGAATTTCGCCCGCGCTCTGCAAGAATCTTTCCGGCTGGCGCGAAGCCGGCCCGAGCTTGTCCGGCGCACCTATGAAAAACATCTCCAGCTTTCCAACCCGCTGACGCTCGACAAGATGGTCGAAGAATACGTGGACGCCAAGGTTACAGGGAGACCGGCGCCCGACCCGAGAGTGATCGAGGCGTACATCGAAGAGCTTCTGCCTCAATATCCCAATGCGCCCAAGGACGCGAGTCTTTACATGGACGCCACACTTTTCTAG
- a CDS encoding amidohydrolase family protein produces the protein MRFLISILIAGWVAFVPGARAQEKATVLEVGLLIDGSGGAPVKDAVVVIEGKKVKAAGKRGEVKIPAGAKVISARDKTAFPGLIDSHVHYKEWQGELYLNHGVTTALAIGSDTIEWIVAQKEGTAKGKIVGPRILAAGPHLNSPAPGERATRNVRDVLSRRRSEIEVNTAEEAKKVVRELHALGADIIKIYEESTPEVIKGASEEANRLGLPAGGHSIDIFMSGGNGFNFVEHSHAIVASSIKDGNKRMELHKRRTARRGGMSTPEFHFYAEPENFDEIVGFMVGKQIHWGPTLATTWRGVTSKRAQFRAREVKLLKTPGLVYVPPYFTANMENYFDGIEKIKDQELLKRIQVGYEKLSDFVRRFATAGGKIHTGSDPNSVLPAESIHTEMELLVDMGLTPMQAILASTKNPAAMVHREKELGAIREGSFADIVVVEGNPLEDIAKTRNIKMVFKDGQAVRLGYNKDFKNPVPRPDPDRPAPEIDEINPKIVTEGAGPVTLKVTGENFLSTAVVTLDGKRLPSKIESKPGSFPDNFERFREVTATIDPKLIQRAGTYRINVVHDGLGGAVSNPQPLMVKFK, from the coding sequence ATGCGGTTTTTAATTTCGATCTTGATTGCAGGCTGGGTGGCTTTCGTACCCGGCGCTCGGGCGCAGGAAAAAGCGACGGTTCTCGAAGTCGGCCTTTTGATCGACGGCAGCGGCGGCGCGCCGGTCAAAGACGCCGTCGTCGTCATCGAAGGAAAAAAGGTCAAAGCGGCCGGGAAGAGGGGAGAGGTCAAAATTCCCGCGGGTGCCAAGGTGATTTCGGCGCGCGACAAGACGGCGTTCCCGGGGCTCATTGATTCGCATGTCCACTACAAAGAATGGCAGGGAGAACTTTATCTCAACCACGGCGTGACGACGGCGCTCGCCATCGGCAGCGATACGATCGAATGGATCGTGGCGCAGAAAGAGGGCACGGCCAAGGGCAAGATCGTCGGCCCCAGAATCCTGGCGGCGGGGCCGCATCTCAATTCGCCGGCGCCCGGAGAAAGGGCGACGAGAAACGTCAGAGACGTGCTCTCGCGCCGGCGCTCGGAGATCGAGGTGAACACCGCCGAGGAGGCGAAAAAGGTCGTGCGCGAGCTGCACGCGCTGGGCGCCGACATCATCAAGATCTACGAAGAGTCCACGCCCGAGGTCATCAAAGGCGCGTCCGAAGAGGCGAACCGGCTGGGACTTCCCGCCGGCGGCCACTCGATCGACATCTTCATGTCGGGAGGGAACGGCTTCAACTTCGTCGAGCATTCGCACGCGATCGTGGCGAGCTCGATCAAAGACGGGAACAAGAGAATGGAGCTGCACAAGCGCAGAACCGCCCGGCGCGGCGGCATGTCCACGCCCGAGTTTCACTTTTACGCCGAGCCGGAGAACTTCGACGAGATCGTCGGCTTCATGGTCGGGAAGCAAATCCATTGGGGGCCGACGCTCGCCACCACCTGGCGCGGAGTGACATCCAAGCGCGCGCAGTTCCGCGCGCGCGAGGTCAAGCTGCTCAAGACCCCCGGCCTGGTTTACGTCCCGCCGTATTTCACCGCCAACATGGAGAATTATTTCGACGGAATCGAAAAAATAAAAGACCAGGAGCTTCTCAAGCGCATACAGGTGGGCTATGAAAAGCTATCGGACTTCGTCCGGCGCTTCGCCACAGCAGGCGGAAAAATCCACACCGGCTCTGATCCCAATTCGGTGCTCCCGGCGGAATCGATCCACACCGAGATGGAGTTGCTGGTCGACATGGGCCTGACGCCGATGCAGGCGATTCTGGCGTCGACAAAAAATCCCGCCGCGATGGTCCATCGAGAAAAGGAATTGGGCGCCATCCGGGAAGGGAGCTTCGCCGATATCGTCGTCGTCGAGGGAAATCCCCTCGAAGACATCGCCAAAACTCGGAACATCAAAATGGTTTTCAAAGACGGCCAGGCCGTCCGGCTCGGCTACAATAAAGATTTCAAAAATCCGGTGCCGCGGCCCGACCCCGATCGTCCGGCGCCGGAGATCGACGAGATCAATCCGAAGATAGTGACAGAAGGCGCGGGTCCCGTCACGCTCAAGGTCACCGGCGAGAACTTTCTCAGCACCGCCGTCGTCACGCTCGACGGCAAGCGTCTGCCGTCAAAAATTGAGTCGAAGCCCGGCTCTTTTCCCGACAACTTCGAGCGGTTCCGGGAAGTCACGGCGACGATCGATCCCAAGCTGATCCAGCGCGCCGGGACGTACCGCATCAACGTCGTTCACGACGGATTGGGCGGCGCTGTGTCGAACCCGCAGCCGTTGATGGTGAAGTTCAAATAG
- a CDS encoding DUF3617 family protein: protein MRTFALLVALVVAPTIVSAASPASAASTDAPKRKSGLWEIKVSSPQMQGGHTMQQCVDQKSDDLTSGDKPGMEKMSCTKNEVRKEGDRIISESVCTMEGTTVTTRSVMTGRFDSAYKAAVKSTFEPPMHGMRESSSTIEARWLGPCKPGQKPGDISMPGMPEGMPNIEELMKKMPGRQ from the coding sequence ATGCGTACTTTCGCTCTACTCGTTGCCCTAGTCGTCGCCCCCACCATCGTTTCCGCCGCGTCGCCAGCGTCCGCGGCGTCAACGGATGCGCCCAAGCGCAAGTCCGGTTTGTGGGAAATCAAAGTATCGAGCCCGCAGATGCAGGGCGGGCACACCATGCAGCAGTGCGTCGATCAGAAGAGCGACGACCTCACCTCCGGCGATAAGCCGGGGATGGAGAAGATGTCGTGCACAAAGAACGAGGTGCGCAAGGAGGGCGACCGGATCATCAGCGAATCGGTTTGCACAATGGAAGGCACGACGGTGACCACGCGCTCGGTGATGACGGGCCGGTTCGACTCGGCTTACAAGGCGGCCGTTAAAAGCACGTTCGAGCCGCCGATGCACGGCATGCGCGAAAGTTCATCAACTATAGAGGCGAGATGGCTGGGTCCGTGCAAGCCCGGACAGAAGCCCGGCGACATATCGATGCCCGGAATGCCCGAGGGCATGCCGAACATCGAGGAGCTCATGAAAAAAATGCCGGGTAGACAATAA
- a CDS encoding YciI family protein, whose product MWYIVLSRQLPDQEESKQIQVEEHRRWLEEQHRLGRLLFSGPTSDRAYGIYIMLASSRSEAERVAAKDPHHVRGIRTMEVLEWRAHRAFRLSGPTIGEVERMATGK is encoded by the coding sequence ATGTGGTACATCGTGCTTTCACGCCAATTGCCGGACCAAGAGGAGAGCAAGCAGATCCAGGTCGAGGAGCATCGTCGATGGCTGGAGGAGCAGCACCGCTTGGGACGGCTGCTTTTTTCGGGGCCGACTTCGGATCGGGCGTACGGAATTTATATCATGCTGGCGTCGAGCCGGAGCGAGGCCGAGCGGGTCGCGGCTAAAGATCCGCACCATGTGAGAGGCATTCGCACGATGGAAGTTCTAGAGTGGCGCGCGCACCGGGCCTTCCGGCTGAGCGGGCCGACGATTGGAGAGGTGGAGCGGATGGCGACAGGAAAATAA